A DNA window from Stutzerimonas stutzeri contains the following coding sequences:
- a CDS encoding imelysin family protein — MLRTPIWATASLLAVAISLAGCGEDKTPTNQTAAPQSTTESVPAEQAQTPDEQAAKAVVGHYADLALAVFSDAHSTAVQLQQAIDALLANPSEETLQAARQEWLAARVPYMQSEVFRFGNPVVDEWEGQLNAWPLDEGLIDYVEGDYQHALGNPGANANIIANTELQIGEDKIDTREITAELLTSLNELAGSEANVATGYHAIEFLLWGQDLNGTGPGAGERPHTDYVVGEGCTGDNCDRRRTYLKVATDLLVSDLQEMVEQWQPGAENYRASLEAESGENGLRKMLFGMGSLSLGELAGERMKVALEANSTEDEHDCFSDNTHNSHYFNARGIRNVYLGEYKRVDGSTLTGPSLASLVQGVSPEVDSTLKTDLETTEAKLQVLVESANNGEAFDQLIAADNAEGQEKVRSAIAALVKQTASIEQAAAALNISDLNPDTADHEF; from the coding sequence ATGCTACGCACCCCCATCTGGGCAACCGCCAGCCTCCTCGCTGTCGCCATCTCGCTCGCCGGTTGCGGTGAAGACAAGACACCAACCAACCAGACCGCTGCACCGCAAAGCACAACCGAGAGCGTGCCGGCTGAACAGGCGCAGACGCCCGATGAGCAGGCGGCAAAAGCAGTCGTCGGCCACTACGCCGATCTGGCGCTGGCCGTTTTCAGCGACGCGCACAGCACTGCAGTGCAACTCCAGCAGGCAATCGATGCGTTGCTCGCCAACCCCAGCGAAGAAACCCTGCAGGCCGCTCGCCAAGAGTGGCTGGCTGCCCGTGTTCCGTACATGCAGAGCGAAGTGTTCCGCTTCGGCAACCCGGTCGTCGATGAGTGGGAAGGCCAGCTCAACGCCTGGCCGCTCGACGAAGGCCTGATCGACTACGTCGAAGGTGATTACCAGCACGCGCTCGGCAACCCGGGCGCCAACGCCAACATCATCGCCAATACCGAACTGCAGATCGGCGAAGACAAGATCGATACCCGCGAAATCACCGCCGAGCTGCTGACCAGCCTCAACGAGCTCGCCGGCTCCGAGGCCAACGTCGCCACCGGCTACCACGCCATTGAATTCCTGCTCTGGGGCCAGGACCTCAACGGCACCGGCCCGGGCGCCGGCGAGCGTCCGCATACAGACTACGTCGTAGGCGAAGGCTGCACGGGTGACAACTGCGACCGTCGCCGCACTTACCTGAAAGTCGCGACCGATCTGCTGGTCAGCGACCTGCAGGAAATGGTCGAGCAGTGGCAGCCAGGCGCGGAGAACTACCGTGCCAGCCTGGAAGCCGAATCGGGTGAGAACGGCCTGCGCAAGATGCTCTTCGGCATGGGCAGCCTCTCGCTCGGCGAACTGGCCGGCGAACGCATGAAGGTCGCACTGGAAGCCAACTCCACCGAAGACGAGCACGACTGCTTCAGTGACAACACGCACAACTCGCATTACTTCAACGCCCGCGGCATTCGCAACGTCTATCTGGGCGAATACAAGCGCGTGGACGGCAGCACCTTGACCGGCCCGAGCCTTGCCTCGCTGGTGCAGGGCGTCAGCCCTGAAGTGGACAGCACACTGAAGACCGACCTGGAGACCACCGAAGCCAAGCTGCAAGTGCTGGTCGAAAGTGCCAACAACGGCGAAGCCTTCGACCAGCTGATCGCTGCGGACAACGCCGAAGGTCAGGAAAAGGTGCGTAGCGCCATCGCCGCCCTGGTCAAGCAGACCGCCTCCATCGAACAGGCGGCCGCTGCCCTCAACATCAGTGACCTCAACCCCGACACGGCCGATCACGAGTTCTGA
- a CDS encoding LemA family protein: MSLSAVVVLVVLFLVAAYAVILYNGLVRLKHGVGKAWANIDVLLRQRHEELPKLVETCRQYMQHERNTLEQVISARNAVSSAREQGDVGALGQAETGLRAGLGRLFALAENYPELKANESFRHLQQRISGLESGIADRRELYNEAVNLNNVRIEQFPDVLLARTFGFKEAALLQFSEAEKADVDLKALFG, from the coding sequence ATGAGCCTGAGCGCGGTAGTTGTGCTGGTAGTGCTGTTCCTCGTCGCCGCCTATGCGGTGATTCTCTATAACGGCCTGGTGCGCCTGAAACATGGCGTCGGCAAGGCCTGGGCGAACATCGACGTGCTGCTGCGCCAGCGGCATGAAGAGCTGCCCAAACTAGTGGAAACCTGTCGGCAGTACATGCAGCACGAACGCAATACGCTGGAGCAGGTGATCAGCGCGCGCAACGCGGTTTCCAGCGCGCGGGAGCAGGGCGATGTCGGTGCGCTGGGGCAGGCCGAAACCGGGCTGCGTGCCGGACTGGGTCGACTGTTCGCGCTGGCCGAGAATTACCCCGAGCTGAAGGCCAACGAGAGCTTCCGGCACCTGCAGCAACGCATCAGTGGGCTGGAAAGCGGCATCGCCGACCGCCGCGAGCTGTACAACGAGGCGGTCAACCTGAACAACGTACGCATCGAGCAATTCCCCGATGTGCTGCTGGCCCGGACGTTTGGATTCAAGGAGGCCGCGCTGCTGCAATTCAGCGAGGCGGAGAAGGCCGACGTCGATCTGAAGGCGCTGTTCGGCTGA